From Pseudorasbora parva isolate DD20220531a chromosome 25, ASM2467924v1, whole genome shotgun sequence, one genomic window encodes:
- the ada2a gene encoding adenosine deaminase 2-A isoform X1 — protein sequence MHTLTLRDLMRIWMLFLWCASCNCGPDPRKREALIRLEAFRRTGGNITLNEREKMLDSKLQKLKQHDIEAGPFPPSMHFFKAKRFIDKSPVFNLIQKMPKGAALHVHDFGMVDVEWLVKNVTYRDNCYVCFTDEQTVQFTFSSREPGSHPRCSSWTLLRSLREKIKNSTELDNSFIRNLTLFTEDPDRDYPNQDVVWKRFEQAFLVAYGLVTYAPVFKDYLYEGLRQFYEDNIMFVEIRALLPATYELDGRLNDKDWSMRACQEVVKRFRSHYPDFLGARIIFSIHRGINATEAVKAVEEAIQLQSNFPDIMAGFDFIGQEDPGRPLWYFKDALSIPEERGVNLPYFFHAGETDLQGTDVDQNIMDALLFNTKRIGHGFALVRHPVVKEMSRKMGVPIEICPISNQVLKLVSDLRDHPAAVLMAEGHPLVISSDDPALFGATGLSHDFYEAFMGFGGMSFNLGTLKELVLNSLRYSSLPSQRKEEAIEDLLVKWDKFVLGSLL from the exons ATGCACACACTGACACTGCGAGACCTGATGCGGATATGGATGCTGTTTCTGTGGTGTGCATCATGTAACTGTGGACCAGATCCCAGGAAGCGGGAGGCTCTGATAAGGCTGGAGGCATTTAGAAGGACAGGAGGCAACATAACActgaacgagagagagaaaatgcttGACTCGAAGCTTCAGAAACTGAAGCAGCATGATATAGAAGCAGGACCGTTCCCACCATCCATGCATTTCTTCAAGGCGAAGCGGTTCATTGATAAAAGTCCTGTTTTTAATTTGATTCAAAAGATGCCTAAAG GTGCGGCCCTCCATGTTCATGACTTTGGTATGGTAGATGTGGAATGGCTAGTGAAGAACGTGACCTACAGGGACAACTGCTACGTGTGCTTCACAGATGAGCAGACCGTGCAGTTTACCTTCTCTTCTAGAGAGCCTGGATCTCATCCACGCTGCTCCTCATGGACCCTGCTCAGATCCCTCAGAGAGAAGATTAAAAACAGCACCGAACTGGACAACAG TTTCATTCGAAATCTCACACTCTTCACTGAGGACCCAGACAGAGACTATCCTAACCAAGATGTCGTGTGGAAGAGATTTGAGCAGGCATTCTTGGTGGCCTATGGTCTGGTCACCTATGCACCTGTGTTCAAAGACTACCTATATGAAGGTCTCAGGCAGTTTTATGAGGACAACATCATGTTTGTGGAAATCAGGGCACTGCTGCCAGCG ACATATGAACTTGATGGCCGACTGAATGATAAGGACTGGAGTATGCGGGCCTGCCAGGAAGTTGTGAAGAGATTTAGGTCACACTACCCAGACTTCTTAGGGGCTCGGATAATTTTTTCCATCCACAG GGGAATAAATGCAACAGAGGCGGTGAAGGCAGTAGAAGAAGCAATTCAACTACAAAGTAACTTTCCAGATATCATGGCAGGCTTTGACTTT ATAGGACAAGAAGACCCTGGAAGACCTCTGTGGTACTTCAAGGACGCTTTGAGTATACCTGAAGAAAGGGGTGTTAATCTGCCCTACTTTTTCCATGCAGGAGAGACAG ATTTACAGGGAACAGATGTCGATCAGAACATCATGGATGCTCTTCTATTCAACACCAAACGTATAGGTCATGGCTTTGCCTTGGTACGGCACCCTGTAGTTAAAGAAATGTCTAGAAAGATGGGCGTACCAATTGAAATCTGCCCCATCTCAAATCAG GTGTTGAAACTGGTGTCAGACCTGCGAGACCACCCAGCGGCAGTGCTGATGGCTGAGGGTCATCCTCTAGTGATCAGCTCAGATGATCCAGCTCTCTTTGGGGCCACTGGCCTTTCACATGATTTCTATGAAGCCTTTATGGGCTTTGGAGGAATGAGCTTTAATTTAGGCACATTGAAAGAACTGGTCCTAAACTCCCTCAG GTACAGCTCATTGCCAAGTCAAAGAAAGGAGGAGGCTATTGAGGATTTGCTGGTGAAATGGGACAAGTTTGTCTTAGGAAGTTTACTTTGA
- the ada2a gene encoding adenosine deaminase 2-A isoform X2 — translation MVDVEWLVKNVTYRDNCYVCFTDEQTVQFTFSSREPGSHPRCSSWTLLRSLREKIKNSTELDNSFIRNLTLFTEDPDRDYPNQDVVWKRFEQAFLVAYGLVTYAPVFKDYLYEGLRQFYEDNIMFVEIRALLPATYELDGRLNDKDWSMRACQEVVKRFRSHYPDFLGARIIFSIHRGINATEAVKAVEEAIQLQSNFPDIMAGFDFIGQEDPGRPLWYFKDALSIPEERGVNLPYFFHAGETDLQGTDVDQNIMDALLFNTKRIGHGFALVRHPVVKEMSRKMGVPIEICPISNQVLKLVSDLRDHPAAVLMAEGHPLVISSDDPALFGATGLSHDFYEAFMGFGGMSFNLGTLKELVLNSLRYSSLPSQRKEEAIEDLLVKWDKFVLGSLL, via the exons ATGGTAGATGTGGAATGGCTAGTGAAGAACGTGACCTACAGGGACAACTGCTACGTGTGCTTCACAGATGAGCAGACCGTGCAGTTTACCTTCTCTTCTAGAGAGCCTGGATCTCATCCACGCTGCTCCTCATGGACCCTGCTCAGATCCCTCAGAGAGAAGATTAAAAACAGCACCGAACTGGACAACAG TTTCATTCGAAATCTCACACTCTTCACTGAGGACCCAGACAGAGACTATCCTAACCAAGATGTCGTGTGGAAGAGATTTGAGCAGGCATTCTTGGTGGCCTATGGTCTGGTCACCTATGCACCTGTGTTCAAAGACTACCTATATGAAGGTCTCAGGCAGTTTTATGAGGACAACATCATGTTTGTGGAAATCAGGGCACTGCTGCCAGCG ACATATGAACTTGATGGCCGACTGAATGATAAGGACTGGAGTATGCGGGCCTGCCAGGAAGTTGTGAAGAGATTTAGGTCACACTACCCAGACTTCTTAGGGGCTCGGATAATTTTTTCCATCCACAG GGGAATAAATGCAACAGAGGCGGTGAAGGCAGTAGAAGAAGCAATTCAACTACAAAGTAACTTTCCAGATATCATGGCAGGCTTTGACTTT ATAGGACAAGAAGACCCTGGAAGACCTCTGTGGTACTTCAAGGACGCTTTGAGTATACCTGAAGAAAGGGGTGTTAATCTGCCCTACTTTTTCCATGCAGGAGAGACAG ATTTACAGGGAACAGATGTCGATCAGAACATCATGGATGCTCTTCTATTCAACACCAAACGTATAGGTCATGGCTTTGCCTTGGTACGGCACCCTGTAGTTAAAGAAATGTCTAGAAAGATGGGCGTACCAATTGAAATCTGCCCCATCTCAAATCAG GTGTTGAAACTGGTGTCAGACCTGCGAGACCACCCAGCGGCAGTGCTGATGGCTGAGGGTCATCCTCTAGTGATCAGCTCAGATGATCCAGCTCTCTTTGGGGCCACTGGCCTTTCACATGATTTCTATGAAGCCTTTATGGGCTTTGGAGGAATGAGCTTTAATTTAGGCACATTGAAAGAACTGGTCCTAAACTCCCTCAG GTACAGCTCATTGCCAAGTCAAAGAAAGGAGGAGGCTATTGAGGATTTGCTGGTGAAATGGGACAAGTTTGTCTTAGGAAGTTTACTTTGA